Proteins found in one Synechococcus sp. LA31 genomic segment:
- a CDS encoding bile acid:sodium symporter produces the protein MLTLGLSLTPGDFTRAIRRPKALIAGIVAQIILLPLIAFGLLNVTGLKGELALGVMILSCCPGGITSNVMTRLSRGDVALSVSYTALASLLTAATMPVVLGITAPLLLPEKSLELSILPLSLKVFALSTAPVLAGVWIARQAPEFTCRWERRAGLTANLLFALIVAGTLVSQWAVFTANLSNLGPTLLSLNILMLSLGLSIGALLRMPRAQSTALAVEAGFQNGTIGIVVGSLIGPNLADSQINSLSLPSAVYGVLMMCTIIPFIIWRRGIEPT, from the coding sequence ATGCTGACGCTCGGCCTGTCCCTTACGCCAGGCGACTTCACACGAGCAATTCGACGCCCCAAAGCGCTGATCGCAGGAATCGTCGCCCAGATCATATTGCTCCCGTTAATAGCTTTCGGCCTGTTGAATGTCACAGGCCTCAAGGGAGAGCTAGCCCTAGGCGTCATGATTCTCAGCTGCTGCCCGGGCGGCATCACTTCGAACGTGATGACTCGACTATCACGAGGTGATGTGGCGCTGTCCGTTTCTTACACAGCCCTGGCAAGCCTGCTGACTGCAGCAACCATGCCTGTAGTCCTCGGGATTACCGCTCCCTTACTTTTGCCAGAAAAAAGCCTAGAGCTGTCGATATTGCCTCTGAGTCTCAAGGTTTTTGCGTTGAGCACTGCACCGGTACTGGCAGGAGTATGGATTGCACGACAGGCACCTGAATTCACATGCCGCTGGGAACGGCGAGCAGGATTAACAGCCAACCTCCTGTTTGCGCTCATTGTGGCCGGCACACTAGTCAGCCAGTGGGCTGTCTTTACGGCAAATCTTTCAAACCTTGGCCCCACGCTGCTGAGCCTGAATATTCTGATGCTTAGCCTTGGCCTATCTATCGGCGCCCTACTAAGAATGCCCAGAGCACAATCAACAGCACTGGCAGTGGAAGCCGGCTTTCAGAATGGAACAATTGGCATTGTAGTGGGTTCCTTGATTGGGCCCAATTTGGCCGACTCGCAAATCAATAGCCTTAGCCTACCCTCAGCGGTATACGGGGTCTTGATGATGTGCACGATTATTCCATTCATCATCTGGAGGAGAGGTATTGAGCCCACCTGA
- the nth gene encoding endonuclease III, which yields MRQQERAALIMQRLEEQYPITPVPLDHSDPFTLLIAVLLSAQCTDKKVNEVTPALFAAGSTPQAMAALPEATILGHIRQLGLAKTKARNVRRLAELLLERHGGEVPASFHALEALPGVGHKTASVVMAQAFGVPAFPVDTHIHRLAQRWGLSSGVSVKRTETDLKRLFPKSAWNKLHLQIIFYGREFCTARGCDGTCCPLCRELFPKRRSPVILQKP from the coding sequence GTGAGACAGCAGGAGCGCGCCGCTCTCATCATGCAGCGGCTTGAGGAGCAGTACCCCATCACACCGGTTCCACTTGATCACAGCGATCCCTTCACGCTGCTGATTGCGGTTCTGCTCAGTGCTCAGTGCACCGATAAAAAGGTGAATGAGGTTACGCCTGCGTTGTTTGCTGCAGGGTCCACGCCTCAGGCGATGGCGGCACTGCCGGAGGCCACGATCCTGGGCCATATCCGGCAGCTTGGTTTGGCCAAAACCAAGGCGCGCAATGTGAGGCGCTTGGCTGAGTTGCTACTGGAGCGCCATGGCGGCGAGGTTCCGGCCAGTTTTCATGCGTTGGAAGCGTTGCCAGGCGTGGGGCATAAAACGGCCTCCGTTGTGATGGCCCAGGCCTTCGGAGTGCCGGCCTTTCCCGTGGATACACACATCCACCGGCTTGCTCAGCGTTGGGGGTTGAGCAGTGGAGTAAGCGTCAAGCGTACAGAAACGGATCTGAAGCGTTTGTTTCCGAAGTCAGCCTGGAATAAGCTCCATCTTCAGATCATCTTCTATGGTCGAGAGTTTTGCACAGCTCGTGGTTGTGATGGTACGTGTTGTCCTCTCTGTCGCGAGTTGTTCCCAAAACGCCGAAGCCCTGTGATTTTGCAAAAGCCATGA
- a CDS encoding bifunctional 4-hydroxy-2-oxoglutarate aldolase/2-dehydro-3-deoxy-phosphogluconate aldolase, which translates to MYGWRNTSDPSALIQGLHRQPVLAVLRPRDIHEARHQLQLLQQSGLRHVELAVQAEEVWVGMARSLVIEFPGLRLGAASVCTPAGLQAAIAAGLGYVVSPILDPQLLQQAADASITLVPGVFSPSEVAAAVRWGASAVKLYPAASLGSAYWRSLAGPLHPLPFCIAAGGLSIADVPGWIKAGVDAVALGSTLFSGAGEACALRPGLPDLLTVLSG; encoded by the coding sequence ATGTACGGGTGGCGGAATACGTCTGATCCCTCTGCTCTGATCCAAGGTCTGCATCGCCAGCCTGTGCTGGCGGTGCTCCGGCCTCGCGATATCCATGAGGCCCGCCATCAGCTGCAGCTTTTGCAGCAGTCGGGCCTTCGCCATGTGGAGCTCGCCGTGCAGGCTGAAGAGGTCTGGGTCGGTATGGCCCGCAGCCTGGTGATCGAGTTCCCGGGGCTGAGGCTTGGAGCAGCGTCCGTGTGCACGCCGGCCGGCCTTCAGGCGGCAATTGCTGCAGGTCTCGGCTATGTCGTGTCGCCAATTCTTGACCCTCAGCTCCTTCAGCAGGCGGCTGATGCTTCCATCACCCTGGTGCCAGGGGTGTTCAGCCCCAGTGAGGTGGCAGCTGCTGTGCGTTGGGGCGCATCTGCTGTGAAGCTCTATCCCGCTGCGAGCCTCGGGTCTGCCTATTGGCGATCTTTGGCTGGGCCGCTGCATCCCTTGCCGTTCTGCATTGCAGCCGGTGGCCTCTCGATCGCTGATGTGCCCGGTTGGATCAAGGCCGGAGTGGATGCGGTTGCGTTGGGCAGCACCCTTTTCAGCGGAGCCGGTGAAGCATGCGCGCTGCGGCCAGGGCTGCCGGATTTGCTCACTGTGTTGTCAGGCTGA
- a CDS encoding cupin domain-containing protein, translated as MLMLKNAITSLGLISLGVSIAGPVMPARADDDGHGGAARGVQVETLARSSQDWTGGQLPRYPSGQPEVTVLRITIPAGVSLPNHHHPVINAGVLLQGRLEVVTERGETLLLSAGDALIELVNRVHHGKSLGPQPAVIVVVYAGAVGLPTTVLNPAPSPGL; from the coding sequence ATGCTCATGCTTAAAAACGCCATCACCAGTCTCGGGCTGATCAGCCTGGGGGTGAGCATCGCTGGGCCTGTGATGCCCGCCCGGGCGGACGACGATGGGCATGGCGGTGCGGCCCGAGGGGTACAGGTGGAAACCTTGGCGCGCAGCAGCCAAGACTGGACGGGCGGACAACTGCCTCGCTATCCCAGCGGGCAGCCCGAGGTGACGGTGTTGCGGATCACGATTCCTGCCGGGGTCAGCCTGCCCAATCACCATCACCCGGTGATCAATGCCGGTGTCTTGCTGCAAGGCAGGCTTGAAGTGGTGACCGAGCGAGGTGAAACGCTCCTGCTCTCTGCGGGTGATGCGCTGATCGAACTGGTAAATCGTGTGCATCACGGCAAAAGCCTTGGCCCTCAGCCGGCCGTGATTGTGGTGGTATACGCAGGCGCCGTGGGCCTTCCCACAACAGTGCTCAACCCTGCTCCAAGCCCTGGTTTGTAG
- the aroC gene encoding chorismate synthase: MGSSFGDLFRISTFGESHGGGVGVIVEGCPPRLTLDLNAIQAELDRRKPGQSKITTPRKEDDRVEILSGLLDGVTLGTPIAMVVRNKDQRPQDYKEMEVAFRPSHADATYQAKYGIQARSGGGRASARETIGRVAAGAIAKQLLAKAHGTEVIAWVKRIHTLEASIDPSTVSLKAVESNIVRCPDTAMAEQMIERIEAIGREGDSCGGVIECVVRGIPAGLGMPVFDKLEADLAKAVMSLPATKGFEIGSGFAGTLQKGSEHNDAFLPTADGTLHTATNNSGGIQGGISNGEAIVIRVAFKPTATIRKAQQTINASGAATTLEAKGRHDPCVLPRAVPMVEAMVALVLADHLLRQQGQCGLSSQW, encoded by the coding sequence ATGGGCAGCAGCTTCGGCGACCTCTTCCGCATCAGCACCTTCGGTGAATCACACGGCGGTGGTGTGGGCGTCATTGTGGAGGGGTGTCCGCCCCGGTTGACCCTCGATCTGAACGCGATCCAGGCAGAACTCGATCGCCGCAAACCAGGGCAGAGCAAGATCACCACTCCGCGCAAGGAAGACGACCGGGTGGAGATCCTCAGCGGCCTGCTCGATGGGGTCACCCTCGGCACCCCGATCGCGATGGTGGTGCGCAACAAAGATCAGCGTCCACAGGACTACAAGGAAATGGAGGTGGCCTTCCGTCCCTCCCACGCCGATGCCACATATCAGGCCAAATACGGGATTCAGGCCCGCAGCGGCGGCGGGCGTGCCTCCGCCCGGGAAACGATTGGCCGCGTGGCGGCCGGCGCCATCGCCAAGCAACTGCTCGCCAAGGCCCATGGCACCGAAGTGATTGCCTGGGTGAAACGCATTCACACGCTCGAAGCCTCGATCGATCCGAGCACGGTGAGCCTGAAGGCCGTGGAAAGCAACATCGTGCGCTGCCCCGACACCGCCATGGCCGAGCAGATGATCGAGCGCATTGAGGCGATTGGCCGCGAAGGCGATTCCTGCGGTGGCGTGATCGAATGTGTGGTGCGGGGCATACCGGCGGGACTGGGCATGCCGGTGTTCGACAAGCTGGAGGCCGATCTGGCCAAAGCGGTGATGTCGCTTCCCGCCACCAAAGGCTTTGAGATCGGCTCAGGCTTTGCTGGAACCCTTCAGAAAGGCAGCGAACACAACGATGCCTTTCTGCCTACAGCCGATGGCACGCTGCACACCGCCACCAACAACTCCGGCGGCATTCAGGGCGGTATCAGCAACGGCGAAGCGATCGTGATCCGAGTGGCGTTCAAGCCCACCGCCACGATCCGCAAGGCCCAGCAAACAATCAACGCCAGCGGTGCAGCCACCACCCTGGAAGCCAAAGGCCGGCACGACCCCTGCGTGCTGCCGCGGGCCGTGCCGATGGTGGAAGCCATGGTGGCTTTAGTCCTCGCCGATCACCTGCTGCGGCAACAGGGTCAATGCGGGCTCAGCTCACAGTGGTGA
- the ftsH3 gene encoding ATP-dependent zinc metalloprotease FtsH3, whose translation MKKRWRNAGLYVLLAVVVIAVGTAFLDRPDPANAPRTLRYSDFVEAVEGNEVSRVLIAPDRGTAQVVENNGQRAVVNLAPDKDLLKLLEDHKVDIAVEPSRQAQPWQQAIGSLIFPLLLLGGLFFLLRRAQGGGGNPAMSFGKSKARLQMEPQTQVTFGDVAGIEGAKLELTEVVDFLKNPDRFTAVGAKIPKGVLLVGPPGTGKTLLAKAVAGEAGVPFFSISGSEFVEMFVGVGASRVRDLFEQAKKSAPCIVFIDEIDAVGRQRGAGLGGGNDEREQTLNQLLTEMDGFEGNTGIIIVAATNRPDVLDAALMRPGRFDRQVVVDRPDYAGRLQILGVHARGKTLAKDVDLDKIARRTPGYTGADLANLLNEAAILAARRELTEVSMDEVNDAIERVMAGPEKKDRVMSEKRKRLVAYHEAGHALVGALMPDYDPVQKISIIPRGNAGGLTFFTPSEERMESGLYSRAYLHNQMAVALGGRVAEEIVYGEDEVTTGASNDLQQVARVARQMVTRFGMSDRLGPVALGRSQGGMFLGRDIAAERDFSEDTAAAIDEEVSQLVAEAYKRATAVLNGNRKVLDELADMLVERETVDAEDLQELLIRSDVRVAEYV comes from the coding sequence GTGAAGAAGCGCTGGCGCAATGCAGGCCTCTACGTCCTCCTGGCCGTGGTGGTGATCGCCGTTGGCACGGCTTTCCTCGACCGTCCCGATCCGGCCAACGCGCCGCGCACGCTTCGCTACAGCGATTTCGTGGAGGCCGTTGAGGGCAACGAGGTGTCGCGGGTGCTGATTGCCCCGGATCGAGGCACCGCTCAGGTCGTGGAGAACAACGGCCAGCGCGCCGTGGTGAACCTCGCCCCCGACAAAGATCTCCTCAAGCTTCTGGAAGACCACAAGGTCGACATCGCTGTTGAGCCATCGCGTCAGGCCCAGCCCTGGCAGCAAGCCATCGGTTCGCTGATCTTCCCCCTGCTGCTGCTGGGTGGGTTGTTCTTCCTGCTGCGCCGCGCCCAAGGCGGTGGCGGTAACCCTGCCATGAGCTTTGGCAAGAGCAAGGCCCGGTTGCAGATGGAGCCGCAGACCCAGGTGACCTTCGGCGATGTAGCCGGTATTGAAGGCGCCAAGCTCGAGCTCACGGAAGTCGTCGATTTCCTCAAGAACCCCGATCGCTTCACCGCAGTTGGGGCCAAGATCCCCAAGGGTGTGCTGCTGGTGGGCCCTCCAGGCACCGGTAAAACCCTGCTTGCCAAGGCCGTGGCTGGCGAAGCTGGCGTGCCTTTCTTCTCAATCTCCGGTTCGGAGTTTGTGGAGATGTTTGTGGGCGTGGGTGCCAGCCGCGTGCGCGATCTGTTCGAGCAAGCCAAGAAGAGCGCACCCTGCATCGTCTTCATCGACGAGATCGACGCGGTGGGTCGTCAGCGTGGCGCTGGTCTCGGTGGCGGCAACGACGAGCGCGAGCAGACCCTCAACCAGCTGCTCACTGAGATGGACGGCTTTGAAGGCAACACCGGCATCATCATCGTGGCGGCTACCAACCGCCCCGATGTGTTGGATGCGGCGTTGATGCGTCCAGGCCGTTTTGACCGCCAAGTGGTTGTCGATCGCCCCGACTATGCCGGTCGTCTCCAGATCCTTGGCGTGCACGCCCGCGGCAAGACCCTGGCCAAGGACGTTGACCTCGACAAGATCGCCCGACGCACTCCCGGCTACACCGGTGCTGATCTCGCCAACCTGCTCAACGAGGCCGCCATCCTGGCTGCTCGCCGTGAGCTCACCGAAGTCTCCATGGATGAGGTGAACGACGCGATTGAGCGCGTGATGGCCGGCCCTGAGAAGAAGGATCGGGTGATGAGTGAGAAGCGCAAGCGCTTGGTGGCGTATCACGAAGCGGGCCATGCCCTGGTGGGCGCTCTGATGCCCGATTACGACCCGGTTCAGAAGATCTCGATCATTCCCCGCGGCAACGCCGGCGGCCTCACCTTCTTCACCCCCAGTGAAGAGCGCATGGAATCGGGCCTCTACTCCCGCGCCTATCTGCACAACCAGATGGCGGTGGCCCTCGGTGGCCGTGTGGCTGAAGAGATCGTCTACGGCGAAGACGAAGTCACCACCGGTGCATCCAATGACCTTCAGCAGGTCGCCCGTGTGGCACGTCAGATGGTCACTCGCTTTGGGATGAGCGATCGCCTTGGGCCTGTGGCTCTGGGCCGGAGCCAGGGAGGCATGTTCCTTGGACGCGACATCGCTGCCGAGCGCGATTTCTCCGAAGACACGGCCGCTGCTATCGACGAGGAGGTGAGCCAATTGGTGGCCGAGGCTTACAAGCGCGCGACAGCTGTGCTCAACGGCAACCGCAAGGTGCTCGATGAACTGGCTGACATGCTCGTGGAGCGTGAAACGGTTGACGCTGAGGACCTGCAGGAGCTGTTGATCCGCAGCGATGTACGGGTGGCGGAATACGTCTGA